The following are from one region of the Streptomyces fradiae genome:
- a CDS encoding DUF2252 domain-containing protein: MTAVPVPREHTADTQPPTRLPRVPGFAPHTTAGAAATARQRGKALRDDVPRSAHATLTPVPGRPDAVRAVEESNQGRVPELAPIRVGRMSASPFAFLRGSAGLMAHDLTGSPVTGIAAQLCGDAHAANFGLYGDARGRLVIDLNDFDETVVGPWEWDLKRLATSLVLAGREAGADEDTCRAAAFDTAGAYRRTMRLLARLSALDAWNAIADEELVSHTDARDLIGTLERVSAKARNNTSARFAARSTEAVPDIEGGGRRFVDAPPVLRRVGDREAAAVAASLGPYLATVSEDRLPLLARYAIHDVAFRVVGTGSVGTRSYVVLLLDHRGEPLVLQVKEARPSALLPHLPAVGFTIPDTGHEGRRVVLGQKRMQVVSDILLGWTTVDGRPFQVRQFRNRKGSVDPAALTADQFDDYGRMTGALLARAHAHSADPRLIAGYCGKNEELDEAIAAFAVAYADRTTADHADLVTAIRTGRMAAEAGV, translated from the coding sequence ATGACAGCGGTACCGGTACCGCGCGAACACACCGCGGACACCCAGCCGCCCACCCGCCTCCCCCGCGTGCCCGGCTTCGCCCCGCACACCACGGCCGGAGCCGCCGCCACCGCCCGCCAGCGCGGCAAGGCCCTCCGCGACGACGTCCCCCGCTCCGCCCACGCCACCCTCACCCCCGTGCCCGGCCGCCCCGACGCCGTCCGCGCCGTCGAGGAGTCCAACCAGGGCCGCGTTCCCGAACTCGCCCCCATCCGCGTCGGCCGCATGTCCGCCAGCCCCTTCGCCTTCCTCCGCGGCTCCGCCGGCCTCATGGCCCACGACCTCACCGGCTCCCCCGTCACCGGCATCGCCGCCCAGCTCTGCGGCGACGCCCACGCCGCAAACTTCGGCCTCTACGGAGACGCCCGCGGCCGCCTCGTCATCGACCTCAACGACTTCGACGAAACCGTCGTCGGCCCCTGGGAATGGGACCTCAAGCGGCTCGCCACCTCCCTCGTCCTCGCCGGCCGCGAAGCCGGCGCCGACGAGGACACCTGCCGCGCCGCCGCCTTCGACACCGCAGGCGCCTACCGCCGCACCATGCGCCTCCTCGCCCGGCTCTCCGCCCTCGACGCCTGGAACGCCATCGCCGACGAGGAACTCGTCTCCCACACCGACGCCCGCGACCTCATAGGCACCCTCGAACGCGTCTCGGCGAAGGCCCGCAACAACACCAGCGCCCGCTTCGCCGCCCGCTCCACCGAAGCCGTGCCCGACATCGAAGGCGGCGGCCGGCGCTTCGTCGACGCCCCACCGGTGCTCCGCCGCGTCGGCGACCGCGAAGCCGCGGCCGTCGCCGCCTCCCTCGGCCCCTACCTGGCCACCGTCTCCGAGGACCGGCTCCCGCTCCTCGCCCGCTACGCGATACACGACGTCGCCTTCCGCGTCGTCGGCACCGGCAGCGTCGGCACCCGCTCCTACGTGGTGCTGCTGCTCGACCACCGCGGCGAGCCCCTCGTCCTCCAGGTCAAGGAAGCCCGCCCCTCCGCCCTGCTCCCGCACCTCCCCGCCGTCGGCTTCACCATCCCCGACACCGGACACGAAGGACGGCGCGTGGTGCTCGGACAGAAGCGGATGCAGGTCGTCAGCGACATCCTGCTCGGCTGGACCACCGTCGACGGGCGCCCCTTCCAGGTGCGCCAGTTCCGCAACCGCAAGGGCAGCGTCGACCCCGCCGCCCTCACCGCCGACCAGTTCGACGACTACGGCCGCATGACCGGCGCCCTGCTCGCCCGCGCCCACGCCCACAGCGCCGACCCGCGCCTGATAGCCGGCTACTGCGGCAAGAACGAGGAGCTCGACGAGGCCATAGCCGCCTTCGCCGTCGCCTACGCCGACCGCACCACCGCGGACCACGCCGACCTCGTCACGGCCATCCGCACCGGCCGCATGGCCGCGGAAGCGGGCGTCTGA
- a CDS encoding MarR family winged helix-turn-helix transcriptional regulator, with translation MSDGARETSLDTIQRELTAFARRARAAAARLHPELPLVSYTLLAHIDDQQGCRATDLAAHYLLDKSTVSRQIAALEKLGLVERRPDPDDHRVQVLHPTDAGTRLLASTQASRLAAYEERLKDWSAEDLAAFAGYLLRYNAAGDAGRPAAPAPEARP, from the coding sequence ATGAGCGACGGCGCGCGGGAGACGTCCCTCGACACCATCCAGCGGGAGCTGACGGCCTTCGCCCGCCGGGCCCGGGCGGCGGCGGCGCGGCTCCATCCGGAGCTGCCGCTGGTCTCGTACACGCTGCTGGCCCACATCGACGACCAGCAGGGCTGCCGGGCGACGGACCTCGCGGCGCACTATCTGCTGGACAAGTCGACGGTGAGCCGGCAGATCGCGGCCCTGGAGAAGCTCGGTCTGGTCGAGCGGCGGCCGGACCCGGACGACCACCGGGTCCAGGTGCTGCACCCGACCGACGCGGGCACCCGGCTCCTGGCCTCGACGCAGGCCAGTCGGCTCGCCGCCTATGAGGAGCGCCTCAAGGACTGGTCGGCCGAGGACCTGGCCGCCTTCGCGGGCTATCTGCTCCGCTACAACGCGGCGGGCGACGCGGGCCGCCCGGCCGCCCCCGCCCCCGAGGCGCGCCCCTGA
- a CDS encoding response regulator, whose amino-acid sequence MGTGFGAGRRIRVVIADDEPLIRAGIRMILTSDPEIEVIAEATNGREAVDLARSHAADVVLLDIQMPVLDGLSALPELRRAAPATKVVVLTTFGERENVLRALEHGGAGFLLKDTAPAELIRAVRAAAAGDAYLSPAATRHVVERLASGRETARAEEARNRIAALSEREREVLALLGEGLSNADAGRRLHMSEATVKTYVSRILAKLDCENRVQAALLARDAGL is encoded by the coding sequence GTGGGCACGGGCTTCGGAGCCGGCCGGCGGATCAGGGTCGTCATCGCCGACGACGAACCGCTGATCAGGGCCGGGATCCGGATGATCCTCACCTCGGACCCGGAGATCGAGGTGATCGCCGAGGCGACCAACGGCCGTGAGGCCGTCGACCTCGCCCGCTCCCACGCCGCGGACGTCGTCCTGCTCGACATCCAGATGCCCGTCCTCGACGGCCTGTCCGCCCTGCCGGAGCTGCGCCGCGCCGCACCCGCGACGAAAGTCGTCGTCCTGACCACCTTCGGCGAGCGGGAGAACGTGCTGCGCGCCCTGGAGCACGGCGGTGCGGGCTTCCTGCTCAAGGACACCGCGCCGGCCGAACTCATCCGGGCGGTACGGGCGGCCGCCGCGGGCGACGCCTATCTCTCGCCGGCCGCCACCCGGCATGTCGTCGAGCGGCTGGCCTCCGGCCGGGAGACGGCCCGCGCCGAGGAGGCACGGAACCGGATCGCCGCCCTCAGCGAGCGCGAGCGCGAGGTGCTCGCCCTGCTCGGAGAGGGGCTGTCCAACGCCGACGCGGGCCGCCGGCTGCACATGAGCGAGGCCACCGTGAAGACGTATGTGAGCCGCATCCTCGCCAAGCTGGACTGCGAGAACCGGGTGCAGGCGGCGCTGCTGGCCCGCGACGCCGGCCTGTAG
- a CDS encoding sensor histidine kinase: MKIRTVAGWLGTWLGAGWRWFAVPGQWSRRRTAGELVLAVVMALLAAGTEDLTGGGTWRLAGVAAASAVLSLLRRRLPAAVLVGTSLCTPLVPGFLALLILVGWSAGRYIAGAGRALAAFTAAYALNVVGTLLDAWDLHRMLMLAFISTLYFLGTTLAPGLAHRYWTQRRTLLHALQERNVQLLRERAMLVGQARMRERQRIAQDMHDSLGHQLALISVHTGALEVDPHLTDRQREVVGVLRGASMDAMHELREVVGILRDGVEAPAAGDPGAQVVRPGDETGRAARGTAGIEGLVTAARAAGTAIGLTRHGEARTLAPAVDHAAYRIVQEGLTNAYKHAPGSRISVEVRYEPDAFVVEVLNERTDGAPSDVVSGGQGLTGLHERARLVGGIVHAGPADGGGFRVAGVLPYGAVETTPFADPFAPPAADGPVVHHPVPYAAAYGAPYGAPHAAPFVDAADDFRQQSKRASTGHRGPVAVGPSGWTVAERELAMAMQAGRGRSTGSGIAIGCGIAVAALVLLLVAAGFGIYFLMGSMSEGMIDPGQYDAVKVGDSEKAVRDKLPSGDTIATSGLHDKGPQEPDGSSCLVLMSSEVTDDLEKEPVFRFCFKDGKLIEKKSYEVVR; the protein is encoded by the coding sequence ATGAAGATCCGGACCGTCGCGGGGTGGCTCGGGACGTGGCTCGGCGCCGGGTGGCGATGGTTCGCGGTGCCGGGGCAGTGGTCGCGGCGCAGGACCGCGGGCGAGCTGGTGCTCGCCGTCGTCATGGCACTGCTGGCCGCGGGCACCGAGGACCTCACGGGCGGCGGCACATGGCGCCTGGCCGGGGTCGCCGCGGCCTCGGCCGTGCTGTCGCTGCTGCGTCGCCGGCTGCCCGCGGCCGTCCTGGTCGGCACCTCGCTGTGCACGCCGCTCGTGCCGGGGTTCCTGGCCCTGCTGATACTCGTCGGCTGGTCCGCCGGCCGCTACATCGCGGGCGCCGGGCGGGCGCTCGCCGCGTTCACCGCCGCGTACGCGCTGAACGTCGTGGGGACGCTGCTCGACGCGTGGGATCTGCACCGGATGCTGATGCTCGCGTTCATCTCCACGCTGTACTTCCTCGGTACGACGCTGGCGCCGGGCCTCGCCCATCGGTACTGGACGCAGCGGCGGACCCTGCTGCACGCGCTGCAGGAGCGGAACGTGCAGCTGCTGCGGGAGCGGGCGATGCTCGTGGGGCAGGCCAGGATGCGGGAGCGGCAGCGGATCGCGCAGGACATGCACGACAGCCTCGGCCACCAGCTGGCGCTGATCTCCGTGCACACCGGAGCCCTTGAGGTCGACCCGCACCTGACCGACCGGCAGCGGGAGGTCGTCGGGGTGCTGCGCGGTGCCTCCATGGACGCCATGCACGAGCTGCGCGAGGTCGTCGGCATCCTCCGCGACGGGGTGGAGGCGCCCGCCGCCGGCGATCCGGGTGCCCAGGTGGTGCGGCCCGGCGACGAGACGGGGCGGGCGGCCCGGGGGACCGCCGGCATCGAGGGGCTCGTCACGGCCGCCCGCGCCGCCGGGACGGCGATCGGCCTGACCCGGCACGGCGAGGCCCGGACGCTCGCGCCGGCCGTCGACCACGCCGCGTACCGGATCGTCCAGGAGGGCCTGACGAACGCCTACAAGCACGCCCCGGGTTCCAGGATCAGCGTGGAAGTGCGGTACGAGCCGGACGCGTTCGTCGTCGAGGTCCTCAACGAGCGGACGGACGGGGCACCTTCGGACGTGGTCAGCGGAGGCCAGGGCCTCACCGGGCTGCACGAGCGGGCCCGGCTCGTCGGCGGCATCGTCCACGCCGGCCCGGCGGACGGCGGCGGCTTCCGGGTCGCCGGGGTCCTGCCGTACGGGGCGGTGGAGACCACGCCGTTCGCCGACCCCTTCGCGCCGCCCGCGGCCGACGGGCCGGTCGTCCACCACCCCGTCCCGTACGCCGCTGCGTACGGCGCCCCGTACGGCGCTCCGCACGCCGCGCCTTTCGTCGATGCGGCCGACGACTTCCGACAGCAGTCGAAGCGGGCCTCGACCGGCCACCGTGGTCCCGTCGCAGTCGGACCGTCCGGCTGGACGGTGGCCGAACGGGAGCTGGCGATGGCGATGCAGGCGGGCAGGGGCAGGAGCACGGGCAGCGGGATAGCGATCGGCTGCGGGATAGCCGTCGCGGCCCTGGTGCTGCTGCTCGTGGCCGCGGGCTTCGGCATCTACTTCCTGATGGGCTCCATGTCGGAGGGGATGATCGACCCCGGGCAGTACGACGCGGTGAAGGTCGGCGACAGCGAGAAGGCGGTACGGGACAAGCTCCCTTCGGGTGACACGATCGCCACCAGCGGTCTGCACGACAAGGGACCTCAGGAGCCCGACGGTTCGAGCTGCCTCGTGCTGATGAGCTCGGAGGTCACCGACGATCTGGAGAAGGAGCCGGTGTTCCGGTTCTGCTTCAAGGACGGCAAGCTGATCGAGAAGAAGTCGTACGAGGTCGTGCGCTAG
- a CDS encoding DUF3662 and FHA domain-containing protein produces the protein MGVLKRFEQRLEGLVNGTFAKVFKSEVQPVEIAGALQRECDNNATIWNRERTVVPNDFIVELSAPDYERLSPYSGQLGDELAGLVRDYAKQQRYTFMGPIKVHLEKAEDLDTGLYRVRSRTLASSSSQSAAPSQPPAPGGYGYPPAGPQGGQQPPRGGYGYPPAGAPPMPAAPPPGAPAMPGHRPTAPAAGRPAGPAPVPGGGGGQTRRWIEINGTRHQISRPTLVLGRSTEADVRIDDPGVSRRHCEIRTGTPSTITDLGSTNGIVVDGQHTTRATLRDGSRIVVGSTTIVYRQAEG, from the coding sequence ATGGGAGTCCTGAAGCGGTTCGAGCAGCGACTCGAAGGTCTCGTCAACGGCACCTTCGCCAAGGTCTTCAAGTCCGAGGTCCAGCCCGTCGAGATCGCCGGCGCGCTCCAGCGCGAGTGCGACAACAACGCGACGATCTGGAACCGCGAGCGGACCGTCGTCCCCAACGACTTCATCGTGGAGCTGAGCGCGCCGGACTACGAGCGCCTCAGCCCCTACTCGGGCCAGCTCGGCGACGAGCTCGCCGGCCTGGTCAGGGACTACGCCAAGCAGCAGCGGTACACCTTCATGGGGCCGATCAAGGTCCACCTGGAGAAGGCCGAGGACCTCGACACCGGTCTGTACCGGGTGCGCAGCCGCACCCTCGCGTCGAGTTCGTCACAGTCCGCGGCACCGTCGCAGCCGCCCGCCCCCGGCGGATACGGGTACCCCCCGGCCGGCCCGCAGGGCGGCCAGCAGCCGCCCCGCGGTGGCTACGGATACCCTCCCGCCGGCGCCCCGCCGATGCCCGCGGCCCCGCCGCCGGGCGCCCCGGCGATGCCCGGGCACCGTCCGACGGCGCCCGCCGCGGGCCGTCCCGCCGGCCCCGCGCCGGTACCGGGCGGAGGCGGCGGTCAGACGCGCCGCTGGATCGAGATCAACGGCACGCGTCACCAGATCTCCCGCCCGACCCTGGTTCTCGGCCGCAGCACCGAAGCGGACGTGAGGATCGACGATCCCGGCGTCTCGCGCCGGCACTGCGAGATCCGGACCGGAACGCCCTCGACGATCACGGATCTCGGGTCCACCAACGGCATCGTGGTGGACGGGCAGCACACCACCCGCGCTACGCTCCGCGACGGCTCGCGGATCGTCGTGGGCAGCACCACCATCGTTTACCGGCAAGCCGAAGGGTGA
- a CDS encoding FHA domain-containing protein → MSELTLTVMRLGFLAVLWLFVIVAVQVIRSDLFGTRVTQRGSRRQDARPQQQAGRQAAAPPQQRGGQQAAPAGRQRRGAPTKLVVSEGTLTGTTVALQGQTITLGRAHDSTIVLDDDYASSRHARIYPDRDGQWIVEDLGSTNGTYLDRTRLTTATPIPLGAPIRIGKTVIELRK, encoded by the coding sequence ATGTCAGAGCTGACCCTGACGGTCATGCGGTTGGGTTTCCTGGCCGTTCTGTGGCTGTTCGTCATCGTGGCCGTGCAGGTCATCCGCAGTGACCTGTTCGGCACGCGGGTCACCCAGCGCGGCTCGCGCCGCCAGGACGCGCGGCCGCAGCAGCAGGCCGGGCGGCAGGCCGCCGCGCCGCCGCAGCAGCGGGGCGGCCAGCAGGCCGCGCCCGCCGGCCGGCAGCGCCGCGGCGCGCCGACCAAGCTCGTCGTCTCCGAGGGCACCCTCACCGGCACGACGGTCGCCCTGCAGGGGCAGACCATCACGCTGGGCCGGGCCCACGACTCGACGATCGTGCTGGACGACGACTACGCCTCCAGCCGGCACGCGCGGATCTACCCGGACCGGGACGGTCAGTGGATCGTCGAGGACCTCGGGTCCACCAACGGCACGTATCTCGACCGGACCCGCCTCACCACCGCCACGCCGATTCCGCTGGGCGCGCCGATCCGCATCGGCAAGACCGTCATCGAGCTTCGGAAGTAG
- a CDS encoding Stp1/IreP family PP2C-type Ser/Thr phosphatase — translation MSLSLRFAAGSHKGMIREGNEDSGYAGPRLLAIADGMGGQAAGEVASSEVISTLVTLDDDVPGSDILTSLGTAVQRANDQLRMMVEEDPQLEGMGTTLTALLWTGQRLGLVHVGDSRAYLLRDGVLTQITQDHTWVQRLVDEGRITEEEATTHPQRSLLMRALGSGDHVEPDLSIREVRAGDRYLVCSDGLSGVVSHQTLEETLASYQGPQETVQELIQLALRGGGPDNITVIIADVLDVDGGDTLAGHLSDTPVIVGAVAENQAQLHDGGAMHTPAGRAAGLGRPAPHQQPPAGGFGPPGSGDDHGYGGMPPQGSFGSYAEDDFVKPRTGRKWLKRSFFLILALAVVGGGLYGGWRWTQTQYYVGSNEEHVALYRGISQDLAWVKLSEVEKDHPEIELKYLPAYQRKQVEDTIAGGSLGKAQTKISELALQASACKKTEERQKAAADAADKASAKPPTAEGTAAPNTKPTAPAPSPGPTLSAEEQKLASNCGKQ, via the coding sequence ATGAGCTTGTCACTGCGTTTCGCCGCGGGCTCGCACAAGGGCATGATCCGCGAGGGCAACGAGGACTCGGGCTACGCCGGTCCGCGGCTGCTCGCGATCGCCGACGGCATGGGCGGCCAGGCCGCCGGTGAGGTCGCCTCGTCCGAGGTGATCTCCACCCTGGTGACGCTCGACGACGACGTCCCCGGCTCGGACATCCTCACGTCGCTGGGCACGGCGGTGCAGCGCGCCAACGACCAGCTCCGGATGATGGTCGAGGAGGACCCGCAGCTGGAGGGCATGGGCACCACGCTCACCGCCCTGCTGTGGACGGGCCAGCGCCTCGGCCTGGTGCACGTCGGCGACTCCCGCGCGTATCTGCTGCGCGACGGCGTCCTGACGCAGATCACGCAGGACCACACCTGGGTGCAGCGGCTGGTCGACGAGGGCCGGATCACCGAGGAGGAGGCGACCACCCATCCGCAGCGTTCGCTGCTGATGCGGGCGCTCGGCAGCGGCGACCATGTCGAGCCCGACCTGTCGATCCGTGAGGTCCGGGCCGGCGACCGCTATCTGGTGTGCTCCGACGGACTGTCCGGCGTGGTGTCGCACCAGACGCTCGAGGAGACCCTCGCCAGCTACCAGGGCCCGCAGGAGACCGTGCAGGAGCTGATCCAGCTCGCGCTGCGCGGCGGCGGCCCCGACAACATCACGGTGATCATCGCCGACGTCCTGGACGTCGACGGCGGCGACACCCTCGCCGGCCATCTCAGCGACACCCCGGTGATCGTCGGCGCGGTCGCCGAGAACCAGGCGCAGCTGCACGACGGCGGTGCCATGCACACGCCGGCCGGCCGCGCCGCCGGTCTCGGCCGGCCCGCGCCGCACCAGCAGCCGCCGGCCGGTGGTTTCGGCCCGCCCGGCAGTGGCGACGACCACGGTTACGGCGGGATGCCGCCGCAGGGCTCCTTCGGCTCGTACGCCGAGGACGACTTCGTGAAGCCGCGCACCGGCCGCAAGTGGCTGAAGCGGTCCTTCTTCCTGATCCTGGCGCTGGCCGTGGTCGGCGGCGGTCTGTACGGCGGATGGCGCTGGACGCAGACCCAGTACTACGTGGGCTCGAACGAGGAGCACGTGGCGCTGTACCGGGGCATCAGCCAGGACCTGGCCTGGGTGAAGCTGTCGGAGGTCGAGAAGGACCACCCCGAGATCGAACTCAAGTACCTGCCGGCGTACCAGCGCAAGCAGGTCGAGGACACGATCGCGGGCGGCAGCCTCGGCAAGGCGCAGACGAAGATCTCCGAGCTGGCGCTGCAGGCCTCGGCCTGCAAGAAGACCGAGGAGCGCCAGAAGGCCGCCGCGGACGCCGCGGACAAGGCGAGCGCCAAGCCGCCGACGGCCGAGGGCACCGCCGCGCCGAACACCAAGCCGACCGCGCCCGCGCCGTCCCCCGGACCGACCCTGTCCGCTGAGGAGCAGAAGCTGGCCTCGAACTGCGGCAAGCAGTAA
- a CDS encoding FtsW/RodA/SpoVE family cell cycle protein: MSVVTNTTTIGAIEAPSRRNTELVLLAIAVAIPVFAYLNVGLAIDGKVPAGMLGYGAGLTLLAGVAHLVVRKWAPYADPLLLPLATLLNGMGLVLIWRLDQSPRLIARSMAQFNSFSPDAPKQMMYSAIGIAMFVGVLLILKDHRVLQRYTYISMAAALVLLLLPLVPGLGSDVFGAKIWINVGGFSIQPGEFAKLVLAVFFSGYLMVKRDALALASRRFMGLYLPRGRDLGPILTIWAISLLILVFENDLGTSLLFFGMFVIMLYVATERTSWVVMGLLMSTAGAVVVGSTASHVKSRVAAWIDPFECLKTAPEGSNMAAACDQMTQVLMSFGSGGILGTGMGQGNSDLIGFAANSDFIFATVGEELGLAGVMVFLLFYGLIVERGVRTALAARDPFGKLLAMGLSGAFALQVFVVAGGVMGLIPLTGMTMPFLAYGGSSVIANWALIGVLIRISDTARRPAPSPAPNPDAEMTQVVRP, encoded by the coding sequence ATGAGCGTTGTCACCAACACGACCACCATCGGCGCGATCGAGGCGCCGAGCCGCCGCAACACCGAGCTGGTGCTGCTCGCGATCGCCGTCGCCATCCCGGTGTTCGCGTACCTGAACGTCGGTCTGGCGATCGACGGGAAGGTGCCGGCGGGCATGCTCGGGTACGGGGCGGGGCTCACCCTCCTCGCGGGCGTCGCGCACCTCGTGGTGCGCAAGTGGGCGCCGTACGCGGACCCGCTGCTGCTGCCGCTGGCGACGCTGCTCAACGGCATGGGTCTGGTGCTGATCTGGCGCCTGGACCAGTCGCCGCGGCTGATCGCCCGGTCGATGGCGCAGTTCAACAGCTTCAGCCCGGACGCGCCGAAGCAGATGATGTACTCGGCGATCGGCATCGCGATGTTCGTGGGCGTGCTGCTGATCCTGAAGGACCACCGGGTCCTGCAGCGCTACACGTACATCTCGATGGCCGCCGCGCTCGTCCTGCTGCTGCTGCCGCTCGTGCCCGGTCTGGGTTCCGACGTGTTCGGCGCCAAGATCTGGATCAACGTCGGTGGTTTCTCCATCCAGCCCGGTGAGTTCGCCAAGCTGGTCCTGGCCGTGTTCTTCTCCGGCTATCTGATGGTGAAGCGGGACGCGCTGGCGCTGGCCAGCCGCCGTTTCATGGGGCTGTACCTGCCGCGTGGCCGTGACCTGGGCCCGATCCTGACGATCTGGGCGATCAGCCTGCTCATCCTGGTCTTCGAGAACGACCTCGGAACCTCGCTGCTGTTCTTCGGCATGTTCGTGATCATGCTGTACGTGGCGACGGAGCGGACCAGCTGGGTCGTCATGGGTCTGCTGATGTCCACCGCGGGCGCCGTGGTGGTCGGCTCGACCGCCTCGCACGTGAAGTCCCGTGTGGCCGCCTGGATCGACCCCTTCGAGTGCCTGAAGACGGCACCCGAGGGCTCCAACATGGCCGCGGCCTGTGACCAGATGACGCAGGTGCTGATGTCGTTCGGCTCCGGCGGCATCCTCGGCACCGGCATGGGCCAGGGCAACTCGGACCTGATCGGCTTCGCCGCCAACTCCGACTTCATCTTCGCCACCGTCGGCGAGGAGCTCGGTCTGGCCGGCGTCATGGTCTTCCTGCTGTTCTACGGTCTGATCGTCGAGCGCGGTGTGCGCACCGCGCTGGCGGCCCGCGACCCGTTCGGCAAGCTCCTCGCGATGGGCCTGTCCGGCGCCTTCGCGCTGCAGGTCTTCGTCGTCGCCGGCGGTGTGATGGGCCTCATCCCGCTGACCGGTATGACGATGCCGTTCCTCGCCTACGGTGGTTCGTCCGTGATCGCCAACTGGGCGCTGATCGGCGTGCTGATCCGGATCAGCGACACCGCGCGCCGCCCCGCGCCCTCCCCCGCCCCGAACCCCGACGCCGAGATGACGCAGGTGGTCCGTCCGTGA
- a CDS encoding peptidoglycan D,D-transpeptidase FtsI family protein translates to MNKPLRRVAIFCGLLILALLVRDNWLQYVRADELNAHPKNRRVTIERYASERGNIIVDGKPITGSVDSGDEFYAYKRTYVDGPMWAPVTGYASQAFDASQIEKIEDGILTGNDDRLFFDRTLSMFTGEKKKGGDVVTTLNGAAQKAAFKGLGSKTGAVVAIEPSTGKILALASTPSYDPASFAGYHNKDSEAWNALEKDKNKPKLNRALREIYPPGSVFKVVTAAAALESGKVTDINAPTDTPEGWKIPLSTKEMVNHASGCANASLNKALEVSCNSVFAKLGDDVGQDKMVETAEKFGFNAEQFVPVRAVSSVFDKNADRGGNALSSIGQFNTATTPLQMAMVTAAIANDGKLMKPYMIDELRAPNLDVLEKTEPSELSRPVSPETAQKLQQMMENVVSNGTGGNADVNMDGVKVGGKTGTAQHGEKNAKRPYAWFISYAKTADGSPVAVAVVVEDSAGTNREDITGGGLAAPIAKAVMKAVLKGRS, encoded by the coding sequence GTGAACAAGCCGCTGCGCCGGGTCGCGATCTTCTGCGGTCTGCTGATCCTCGCCCTGCTGGTGCGCGACAACTGGCTCCAGTACGTGCGCGCCGACGAGCTCAACGCCCACCCGAAGAACCGGCGGGTGACGATCGAGCGCTACGCCAGCGAGCGCGGCAACATCATCGTCGACGGCAAGCCGATCACCGGCTCCGTCGATTCGGGCGACGAGTTCTACGCGTACAAGCGGACCTATGTCGACGGCCCCATGTGGGCGCCGGTGACGGGGTACGCCTCGCAGGCCTTCGACGCCAGCCAGATCGAGAAGATCGAGGACGGCATCCTCACCGGCAACGACGACCGGCTGTTCTTCGACCGCACGCTGTCGATGTTCACGGGCGAGAAGAAGAAGGGCGGCGACGTCGTCACCACCCTGAACGGGGCCGCGCAGAAGGCCGCGTTCAAGGGCCTCGGCTCCAAGACGGGCGCGGTCGTGGCGATCGAGCCGTCGACCGGCAAGATCCTGGCGCTCGCGTCCACCCCGTCGTACGACCCCGCGTCCTTCGCCGGCTACCACAACAAGGACTCCGAGGCGTGGAACGCCCTGGAGAAGGACAAGAACAAGCCGAAGCTGAACCGCGCGCTGCGCGAGATCTACCCGCCCGGCTCCGTGTTCAAGGTGGTCACCGCCGCCGCGGCGCTCGAGAGCGGCAAGGTCACCGACATCAACGCGCCCACCGACACCCCCGAGGGCTGGAAGATCCCCCTCTCCACCAAGGAGATGGTGAACCACGCCAGCGGCTGCGCGAACGCGAGCCTGAACAAGGCGCTCGAGGTCTCCTGCAACTCGGTGTTCGCGAAGCTCGGTGACGACGTCGGCCAGGACAAGATGGTCGAGACGGCCGAGAAGTTCGGTTTCAACGCCGAGCAGTTCGTTCCGGTTCGCGCCGTCTCCTCGGTCTTCGACAAGAACGCCGACCGCGGTGGAAACGCCCTGTCGTCGATCGGCCAGTTCAACACCGCGACCACCCCGCTGCAGATGGCGATGGTCACGGCCGCGATCGCCAACGACGGCAAGCTGATGAAGCCGTACATGATCGACGAGCTGCGCGCGCCGAACCTGGACGTCCTGGAGAAGACCGAGCCGTCGGAGCTCAGCCGCCCGGTCTCCCCGGAGACCGCCCAGAAGCTCCAGCAGATGATGGAGAACGTCGTCTCCAACGGCACCGGCGGCAACGCCGACGTGAACATGGACGGCGTGAAGGTCGGCGGCAAGACCGGTACGGCGCAGCACGGCGAGAAGAACGCCAAGCGGCCGTACGCCTGGTTCATCTCCTACGCGAAGACGGCGGACGGCTCGCCGGTCGCGGTCGCCGTGGTCGTCGAGGACTCGGCGGGCACGAACCGCGAGGACATCACGGGCGGCGGCCTGGCGGCCCCGATCGCCAAGGCCGTCATGAAGGCCGTGCTGAAGGGCAGGAGCTGA